The following are from one region of the Amycolatopsis sp. QT-25 genome:
- a CDS encoding DUF397 domain-containing protein yields the protein MTPNDDLSQVKWFKSSHSGGGNDCVEVAFTGSGAALRDSKDPEGGAFRLSPQAWRGLLGAVRPSGPEHG from the coding sequence ATGACGCCCAACGATGATCTTTCCCAGGTCAAGTGGTTCAAAAGCAGCCACAGTGGCGGCGGCAACGACTGCGTCGAGGTCGCCTTCACCGGTTCCGGTGCCGCCCTGAGGGACTCCAAGGACCCCGAGGGAGGTGCCTTCCGCCTCTCGCCGCAGGCTTGGCGGGGGCTGCTCGGTGCCGTGCGCCCGAGTGGCCCTGAGCACGGCTAG